The Glycine max cultivar Williams 82 chromosome 12, Glycine_max_v4.0, whole genome shotgun sequence genome window below encodes:
- the LOC100807565 gene encoding cytochrome c oxidase assembly factor 5, translating into MSKSCKGLAMELVKCLSESDCVKVEKRSYKECVGEKSPCIPSECVGLRETYFNCKRGQVDMRARIRGNKGY; encoded by the exons ATGTCCAAGTCTTGCAAAGGGTTGGCCATGGAGCTAGTCAAGTGTCTCAGTGAATCTGATTGTGTTAAG GTTGAGAAGAGATCATATAAGGAATGTGTTGGAGAGAAGAGTCCATGTATACCAAGTGAGTGTGTTGGACTCAGGGAAACCTATTTCAATTGCAAGAGAGGCCAG GTTGACATGAGAGCTAGGATTCGTGGAAACAAGGGCTATTAA
- the LOC100808096 gene encoding tubby-like F-box protein 7, producing MSLRKVFRSRKFSKSFKEVLPAEGAAVEGGVAGTVEEAANGNNNGWSSMLPEILGEIVRRVDAAEEQWPNRQNVVACACVCKRWRDITREVVRVPSHTGKITFPSCLKQPGPRDVPHQCLIKRNQKTSTFYLYLALTPSFTDKGKFLLAARRYRCGTHTEYIISLDADDLSQGSNAYVGKLSSDFLGTNFTIYDSQPPHSGAKPSSGRASRRFASKQISPQVPAGNFEVGQVSYKFNLLKSRGPRRMVCSLKCPVTPVSPTSGSSDSTPVNGHKMHDKEQAASGYTILKNKAPRWHEHLQCWCLNFHGRVTVASVKNFQLVATVDQSQPGGKGDEETVLLQFGKVGDDTFTMDYRQPLSAFQAFAICLTSFGTKLACE from the exons ATGTCGCTGAGGAAGGTCTTCCGCTCCCGCAAGTTCTCCAAATCGTTCAAAGAGGTGCTGCCGGCGGAGGGCGCCGCCGTCGAGGGCGGGGTCGCCGGCACCGTCGAGGAGGCGGCGAATGGGAATAATAATGGGTGGTCTAGCATGCTGCCGGAGATCCTCGGCGAGATCGTGCGGCGCGTGGACGCCGCCGAGGAGCAGTGGCCGAACCGCCAAAACGTCGTCGCCTGCGCGTGCGTCTGCAAGAGGTGGCGTGACATCACGCGCGAGGTCGTGCGTGTGCCCTCGCATACCGGGAAAATCACTTTCCCTTCGTGCCTTAAACAG CCAGGACCACGTGACGTTCCCCACCAATGTCTTATAAAGCGGAACCAGAAGACCTCAACGTTTTATTTATATCTTGCCCTTACACCAT CATTCACAGATAAAGGGAAGTTTCTGCTAGCAGCTAGGAGATATAGGTGTGGTACCCATACTGAGTATATAATTTCACTTGATGCTGATGACTTATCCCAAGGAAGCAATGCTTATGTTGGAAAGCTAAG CTCGGATTTTCTTGGCACCAACTTCACAATTTATGACAGCCAGCCACCCCATAGTGGTGCAAAACCATCAAGTGGCAGGGCCAGCCGTCGGTTTGCCAGCAAGCAGATAAGCCCGCAAGTTCCTGCAGGTAATTTTGAGGTGGGGCAGGTCTCCTACAAGTTCAACCTTTTGAAATCAAGAGGGCCAAGGAGAATGGTTTGCTCATTGAAGTGTCCTGTAACTCCTGTCTCACCAACGAGTGGAAGTTCAGATAGCACGCCTGTCAATGGCCATAAGATGCACGATAAAGAACAAGCTGCATCTGGCTACACAATCTTGAAGAATAAAGCTCCAAGGTGGCATGAGCATTTGCAATGTTGGTGCTTGAATTTCCACGGCCGTGTGACGGTGGCCTCGGTGAAGAACTTTCAGCTGGTTGCAACAGTGGACCAAAGCCAACCAGGAGGGAAAGGAGATGAGGAAACAGTTCTCCTCCAGTTTGGTAAAGTAGGGGATGATACTTTTACCATGGATTATAGACAGCCCCTATCTGCTTTCCAGGCTTTTGCCATTTGCTTAACTAGCTTTGGCACTAAACTTGCTTGTGAGTAA